The Fibrobacter sp. genome includes a window with the following:
- a CDS encoding flagellar biosynthesis anti-sigma factor FlgM produces MRINAITQPLQAELRKVENAKKAEKAGKPQVADRSEFSSGAQRLSETKAQFETIAANLSAQPDIRSEKIAEVKAKMESGYYNSEEFIDKLAEKLLDEFGIKNNER; encoded by the coding sequence ATGCGTATAAATGCAATTACCCAACCATTACAGGCAGAACTTAGAAAGGTCGAGAACGCAAAGAAGGCAGAGAAGGCCGGGAAGCCTCAAGTTGCCGACCGTTCAGAGTTTTCCTCTGGTGCTCAGCGTCTTAGCGAAACAAAGGCACAGTTCGAAACAATAGCTGCTAATCTCTCTGCTCAACCAGACATCAGAAGTGAGAAGATCGCTGAGGTGAAGGCAAAAATGGAGAGTGGCTACTACAATTCCGAGGAATTCATCGATAAGCTGGCAGAAAAACTGCTGGATGAATTCGGAATCAAGAACAACGAACGCTGA
- a CDS encoding type II secretion system F family protein: MARFSYIGVTTAGKQVKGEINAQNKEEVISLLRKKKLRPVSIKNLTFDIGQFLSPGVSLKDVSRFTRQFAAMTSAGLPLVNCLDILASQTENKKLSASIKQVSGDIQGGSTLADALGKHPQVFNSLYSNMVAAGEASGNLDTVLSRLADYQEKSEALRRKIKGAMTYPVIVLIVAVLATVAMLTFVVPTFAQMFVDMGGSLPLPTKIVMDISSFLQRFFLLIIAAIAGLAFLVSYYYKTENGRLRLDGIKLKIPVFGDLERKSSISRFAQTLSTLLSSGVTIIDALSITAKTAGNKVLEKGIIKTLERITGGLTIAEPLKETGVFPPMVIHMISVGEKTGDLAEMLKKIAEFYQEEVDAAIDALTSVIEPIMIIVMGVVIGGILIAMYLPMFDMIGTIK, encoded by the coding sequence ATGGCCCGGTTTTCATATATAGGCGTGACAACTGCCGGCAAGCAGGTAAAAGGTGAGATCAACGCGCAGAACAAAGAAGAAGTAATCAGTCTTCTTCGAAAAAAGAAATTGCGGCCGGTCTCCATTAAGAACCTTACCTTCGATATAGGACAGTTCTTAAGTCCGGGAGTGTCTCTCAAGGATGTGAGCCGGTTCACACGTCAATTCGCTGCAATGACCTCCGCCGGCCTCCCGCTTGTGAACTGTCTGGATATCCTGGCATCCCAGACAGAAAACAAAAAACTATCAGCTTCCATAAAACAGGTCTCTGGAGACATCCAGGGAGGGAGTACTCTGGCCGATGCTCTAGGCAAGCACCCCCAGGTTTTTAATTCTCTTTACTCTAATATGGTTGCTGCCGGCGAGGCTTCAGGAAATCTGGATACAGTACTGAGTCGCCTTGCAGATTATCAGGAAAAATCAGAAGCTTTGAGAAGAAAAATAAAAGGGGCAATGACTTATCCTGTCATTGTGCTAATAGTGGCTGTTTTAGCCACAGTCGCTATGCTTACCTTTGTTGTCCCTACATTCGCACAGATGTTTGTTGACATGGGTGGCTCCCTGCCACTACCAACCAAAATTGTCATGGATATTTCCAGTTTTCTCCAACGTTTTTTTCTCCTGATAATCGCAGCCATAGCAGGACTTGCCTTCCTGGTATCTTATTACTACAAGACCGAAAATGGAAGGTTGCGTCTGGATGGAATCAAACTGAAAATTCCAGTTTTTGGTGATCTTGAACGAAAAAGCTCAATAAGCCGGTTCGCCCAGACTCTCTCCACACTGCTCTCAAGCGGAGTAACAATCATAGATGCATTGTCAATTACGGCTAAAACCGCCGGCAACAAAGTACTTGAAAAAGGAATTATCAAGACACTTGAACGGATCACTGGCGGACTTACTATTGCAGAGCCACTGAAGGAAACCGGGGTTTTTCCTCCTATGGTTATTCACATGATATCTGTGGGAGAGAAAACCGGAGATCTTGCAGAGATGCTCAAAAAAATCGCCGAGTTCTATCAGGAAGAGGTCGATGCTGCAATCGATGCTCTGACATCGGTAATCGAGCCAATAATGATCATAGTCATGGGTGTAGTTATCGGAGGAATCCTGATTGCAATGTATCTGCCCATGTTCGATATGATCGGGACCATTAAATAG
- a CDS encoding type IV pilus twitching motility protein PilT: MVSMHELLKKMAERNASDLHLTTGSPPLFRINGRLIPSDAESLSPEQVQKLVYSIMNEAQKKIFEQKKEVDFSFGVQNLSRYRANVFLQRGCCTCAIRQIPYTIKPLADLGLPTIVGKLTERPNGLVLVTGPTGSGKSTTLAAMVDKINSEREGHILTVEDPIEFIHKHKKCIVNQREVSQDTQSFASALRVALRQDPDVVLIGEMRDLETIQAALSIAETGHLTLATLHTNSAAQTINRIIDVFPADQKATIRAQLSMVLEGIISQSLLPATTGGRVLACEILMVTMAVRALIRDDKVHQLQGIIEIGQKYGMQTMNSELLRLYQKRLISKKDALTRSNDPEQLIRLIGDI, encoded by the coding sequence ATGGTATCGATGCACGAATTGCTTAAAAAGATGGCTGAGCGAAACGCTTCAGATCTGCATTTGACAACTGGTTCTCCTCCTCTTTTCCGGATCAATGGCAGACTTATACCCTCAGATGCTGAATCGCTTTCACCGGAACAGGTCCAGAAGCTTGTCTATAGCATAATGAATGAGGCACAGAAGAAGATATTCGAACAGAAAAAAGAGGTAGACTTTTCTTTCGGGGTTCAGAACCTTTCAAGGTACAGGGCCAATGTTTTTCTCCAGAGAGGATGCTGCACCTGTGCCATCAGGCAGATTCCATATACTATAAAACCACTCGCGGACCTGGGACTCCCGACTATTGTGGGTAAACTGACCGAAAGGCCAAACGGGTTGGTTCTTGTCACCGGGCCGACTGGGAGCGGAAAAAGCACTACTCTTGCCGCAATGGTTGATAAAATCAACAGTGAACGTGAAGGGCATATCCTTACTGTTGAGGACCCGATTGAGTTTATTCATAAGCACAAAAAATGTATTGTCAATCAGCGGGAAGTATCCCAGGATACCCAGAGTTTCGCCAGTGCACTCAGAGTCGCGCTTCGCCAGGACCCCGATGTCGTTCTCATAGGTGAGATGCGTGATCTCGAAACCATTCAAGCGGCTCTCAGCATAGCCGAAACCGGGCATTTGACTCTGGCCACACTCCATACGAATTCAGCGGCACAGACAATAAACCGCATTATCGATGTCTTCCCGGCTGACCAGAAAGCCACCATCAGAGCCCAGCTCTCAATGGTACTTGAAGGAATCATCAGCCAATCCCTTCTTCCGGCAACAACAGGAGGACGTGTTCTGGCGTGTGAAATTCTGATGGTTACTATGGCGGTGCGTGCGCTGATCAGGGATGACAAAGTGCATCAGCTCCAGGGTATTATCGAAATCGGCCAGAAGTATGGCATGCAAACTATGAATTCTGAGCTGCTAAGGCTCTACCAGAAGCGACTGATCAGTAAAAAAGATGCTCTGACCCGTAGTAATGACCCGGAACAATTAATCAGACTGATTGGTGATATATAG